A portion of the Pseudorasbora parva isolate DD20220531a chromosome 1, ASM2467924v1, whole genome shotgun sequence genome contains these proteins:
- the dkk3a gene encoding dickkopf-related protein 3a, which translates to MFLLGFSLCLAIVHGIVPEISKTDMDIIANMETNVAQGQATLSDMFKEVEELMEDTQQKLEDAVHQVDNETAKSSLHPHNVSSNLQNDSSIEIITGNQSIHIAERINTTTDNSAEETNNNLTTIQPRDKENSLDHECVIDEDCEKGRYCLYETHSSKCLPCKQLDATCAKDEECCAGQLCVWGQCASNSSKGDAGTLCQYQHDCKDEFCCAFHKALLFPVCSSKPIERERCIISANHLMELLSWDLEGEGPQEHCPCAGVLQCQHLGRGALCLKSQNSSEEDLADTLYSEIDYIV; encoded by the exons ATGTTTCTGCTCGGATTCAGCCTGTGCCTGGCCATCGTCCATGGAATTGTCCCCGAAATATCCAAAACTGACATGGACATTATTGCAAACATGGAGACAAATGTAGCGCAAGGACAAGCGACACTGAGCGACATGTTCAAAGAGGTGGAGGAACTGATGGAGGATACACAGCAGAAGCTGGAGGACGCGGTGCATCAG gtGGACAATGAGACAGCAAAATCAAGCCTCCATCCACACAACGTCTCGTCAAACCTCCAAAATGACAGCAGTATTGAAATCATAACTGGGAATCAATCTATTCATATCGCGGAGAGAATCAATACG ACAACAGACAATTCAGCTGAAGAGACCAACAACAACCTAACAACCATACAGCCCAGAGATAAAGAGAATAGCCTTGATCAC GAGTGTGTCATTGATGAAGACTGTGAGAAGGGCAGGTACTGTCTCTACGAGACGCACAGCTCAAAGTGTCTGCCCTGCAAACAGCTTGATGCG ACGTGCGCCAAAGATGAGGAATGCTGTGCGggacagctgtgtgtgtggggtCAGTGTGCAAGCAACAGCTCAAAGGGAGACGCGGGAACCCTCTGTCAGTACCAACACGACTGTAAGGACGAGTTCTGCTGTGCCTTCCATAAAG CCTTGCTATTCCCAGTGTGCAGCTCTAAGCCAATAGAACGTGAGCGCTGCATCATTTCAGCCAATCACCTGATGGAGCTGCTGTCATGGGATTTGGAGGGGGAGGGTCCTCAAGAGCACTGCCCCTGTGCTGGTGTCCTGCAGTGCCAACATCTCGG ACGAGGTGCACTGTGCCTGAAGAGCCAGAACTCCAGCGAGGAGGACCTCGCCGACACCCTCTACTCTGAGATTGACTACATCGTCTAG
- the usp47 gene encoding ubiquitin carboxyl-terminal hydrolase 47, with the protein MEMVPSEEKQLVPKEIESAAEEPRVLCIVQDTTNAKTVNERLTLNLPASTTVNKFFEDVAHKAGYVNGTFCLAWASAGDMAPLDQAGEMSLVLSGFEAGKKNFLQLTDKDGEQPQIASDESGTADSSGLDDSSQDRFIGPLPRDGTVGCSSGDYSSPSYSYSSILNKSETGYVGLVNQAMTCYLNSLLQTLFMTPEFRNALYNWEFEESEEDPVTSIPYQLQRLFVLLQTSKKRAIETTDVTRSFGWDSSEAWQQHDVQELCRVMFDALEQKWKQTEQADLINQLYQGKLKDYVRCLECGYESWRIDTYLDIPLVIRPFGASQAFGSVEEALQAFIQPETLDGPNQYFCERCKKKCDARKGLRFLHFPYLLTLQLKRFDFDYTTMHRIKLNDRMTFPEELDMSPFIDVEDEKSPQTESCTDSGAENEGSCHSDQMSNDFSTDDGVDEGICLDNTSSAERVLKPKSSLTFELFSVMVHSGSAAGGHYYACIKSFSDSQWYSFNDQHVSKITQDDIRKTYGGSSGSRGYYSSAFASSTNAYMLMYRLKDPSRNAKFLEVEDFPEHIKRLVQREKESEEQEKRQREIERNTCKIKLFCMHPVKLMMMENKLEVHKDKTLQEATEMAYKLMDLEEVVPLDCCRLVKYDEFHEYLERSYEGEEDMPMGLLLGGVKSSYMFDLLLEIRRPDQAFQPYKPGEVMVKVHVVDLKSESIAAPVSVRAYLNQTIMEFKQLIAQATGLCAETMRIVLERCYNDLRLLYVPNKTLKAEGFFRSNKVFVESSDSTDHQVAFTDSVLWKLLDRHGNTIRLFVSLPEQSPGSLANRTSCPKASADSEDSFDGAKGSRKSVEAILEESTEKLKNLSLQQQQQQTSSTSDSQKSSEHSDFEHIDSPAQDPDVASQPSQTENCTRAASETENQFPSEERSDSDVNNDRSTSSVDSDILSSSHSSDTLCNADSGPLPLANGLDSHSITSSRRSKAHEGKKETWDTAEEDSGTDSEYDENGKSKADAQYLYFKAEPYSQEDGSGEGQKCLLVHVDKRITLAAFKQNLEPFVGVPSTQFKVFRVYANNQEFESVRLNETLSSFSDDNKITIRLGRALKKGEYRVKVYQLLVNDPEPCKFLLDTVFAKGMTVRQSKEELLPQLKDQCKLDLSIDRFRLRKKTWKNPGTVFLDYHVYEEDINISSNWEVFLEVLEEPERMKSMSQLAVLTRRWCAAQMKLEAFREVVLESSSVEELKEKLSEMSGIPLENLEFAKGRGTFPCDISVLEIHQDLDWNPKVSTLNVWPLYICDDGAVIFYRDGTEELMELSEEERNELMKKESSRLLKTGHRVSYSPRKEKALKIYLDGGPAKDPGQD; encoded by the exons ATTGAAAGTGCAGCAGAGGAGCCGAGAGTGCTGTGTATTGTGCAGGACACCACCAATGCCAAGACCGTCAATGAGAGGCTGACACTCAACCTGCCCGCCTCCACCACCGTCAACAAATTCTTCGAGGATGTGGCTCACAAGGCTGGATATGTGAACGGCACTTTCTGCCTGGCGTGGGCCAGCGCTGGCGACATG GCCCCTCTGGACCAGGCCGGTGAGATGTCCCTGGTGTTGTCCGGTTTTGAGGCGGGGAAGAAGAATTTCCTACAGCTTACAGACAAGGACGGGGAGCAGCCTCAGATCGCCTCA GATGAATCTGGCACAGCGGACAGCAGTGGTCTTGATGACAGCTCCCAGGATCGCTTCATTGGGCCCTTACCGCGGGACGGTACTGTGGGCTGCAGCAGTGGTGACTACAGCAGCCCCAGTTACTCGTACTCCTCTATACTCAACAAATCAGAGACAG GTTATGTGGGTTTGGTCAACCAGGCAATGACCTGTTACCTGAACAGCCTCCTGCAGACCCTGTTCATGACCCCTGAGTTCAGGAATGCACTCTACAA TTGGGAGTTCGAGGAGTCTGAGGAGGATCCAGTCACCAGTATCCCGTACCAGCTTCAGAGGCTTTTCGTTCTCCTGCAGACAAGTAAGAAGCGTGCCATCGAGACCACAGACGTGACCCGCAGCTTTGGCTGGGACAGCAGTGAGG CCTGGCAGCAGCACGACGTCCAGGAGCTTTGCAGAGTCATGTTTGATGCACTAGAGCAGAAGTGGAAACAGACCGAGCAG GCCGACCTGATCAACCAGCTTTACCAGGGCAAACTGAAGGACTATGTGCGCTGTTTGGAGTGTGGCTATGAGAGCTGGAGGATTGACACGTACTTGGACATCCCTCTAGTCATCAGGCCCTTCGGGGCCAGTCAGGCTTTTGGCAGTGTG GAAGAAGCCTTGCAGGCGTTCATCCAGCCTGAGACTCTCGACGGGCCCAACCAATACTTCTGTGAGCGCTGCAAAAAGAAATGTGACGCCCGCAAG GGCCTGAGATTCCTCCATTTCCCATACCTGCTGACTCTGCAGCTGAAACGCTTTGACTTTGATTACACCACTATGCACCGCATTAAACTCAATGACCGCATGACCTTCCCCGAAGAGCTGGACATGAGCCCCTTCATCGACGTCGAGGATGAG AAATCACCTCAGACCGAGAGCTGCACTGACAGTGGGGCGGAGAATGAAGGAAGCTGCCACAGTGACCAGATGAGCAATGATTTCTCCACGGATGATGGCGTGGACGAGGGCATCTGTCTGGATAACACCAGCAGTGCAGAGCGGGTGCTCAAACCAAAG AGCTCTTTGACCTTTGAACTCTTCTCGGTCatggtgcattctgggagtgCAGCAGGCGGGCACTACTACGCCTGCATCAAGTCCTTCAGTGACAGCCAGTGGTACAGCTTCAATGACCAGCATGTCAGCAAG ATCACACAGGATGACATCCGGAAGACATATGGCGGATCCTCAGGGAGCAGAGGCTATTACTCCAGTGCCTTTGCCAG CTCTACAAATGCATACATGCTCATGTACAGACTAAAAGACCCCTCCAGAAATGCAA AATTCCTCGAAGTGGAGGACTTCCCAGAGCACATAAAGAGACTGGTCCAGCGAGAGAAAGAGTCTGAGGAGCAGGAGAAGAGGCAAAGAGAGATCGAGCGCAACACATGCAAG ATCAAGCTATTCTGCATGCATCCAGTGAAGTTGATGATGATGGAGAATAAGCTGGAGGTTCACAAGGACAAAACTCTCCAAGAAGCAACCGAAATGGCTTACAAG CTGATGGATCTCGAGGAAGTGGTGCCACTGGACTGCTGTCGATTGGTCAAATACGACGAGTTTCATGAATACCTGGAGCGTTCGTATGAGGGTGAGGAAGACATGCCCATGGGTTTGCTGCTCGGCGGGGTCAAATCTTCGTACATGTTTGACCTGCTCCTGGAGATCCGCAGACCTGACCAAGCGTTCCAACCCTACAAACCTGGAG AGGTGATGGTGAAGGTCCATGTGGTGGATCTAAAGAGCGAGTCTATTGCTGCCCCAGTCAGTGTCAGGGCTTATCTCAACCAGACCATTATGGAGTTCAAGCAACTCATTGCACAG GCCACGGGGCTTTGTGCCGAGACGATGCGTATTGTCTTAGAGCGCTGCTACAATGACCTCCGGCTTCTTTACGTGCCCAACAAGACTCTGAAAGCGGAGGGTTTCTTCAGGAGTAACAAG GTTTTCGTGGAGAGCTCAGACTCAACAGACCATCAGGTGGCTTTCACTGACTCTGTTTTGTGGAAGCTCCTGGATCGCCATGGGAACACAATCAGACTGTTTGTCTCCCTGCCCGAGCAATCGCCGGGCTCTTTGGCTAATAGAACTAGTTGCCCCAAAGCTAGCGCTGACTCTGAGGACTCTTTTGATGGGGCGAAGGGCAGCAGGAAGTCAGTGGAGGCCATTCTTGAAGAGAGCACGGAGAAGCTGAAGAACCTTTCtttacagcagcagcagcagcaaaccTCCAGCACCAGTGACAGCCAGAAGAGCTCCGAACACAGCGACTTCGAGCACATTGATTCACCAGCACAGGATCCGGACGTTGCCTCACAGCCTTCCCAGACGGAGAACTGCACACGGGCCGCCTCCGAAACAGAGAACCAGTTCCCCTCCGAGGAGCGCTCGGACTCGGACGTCAATAACGACCGCAGCACCAGCTCTGTGGACAGCGACATCCTGAGCTCCAGCCACAGCAGCGACACACTGTGTAATGCAGACAGCGGCCCGCTTCCTCTGGCTAATGGCCTCGACTCGCACAGCATCACCAGCAGCCGGCGCTCCAAAGCACACGAGGGGAAGAAGGAGACGTGGGACACGGCGGAAGAAGACTCAGGCACAGACAGCGAGTACGACGAGAACGGCAAGAGCAAAGCTGACGCCCAGTACTTGTACTTCAAAGCAGAGCCGTACTCACAGGAGGATGGATCAGGAGAAGGACAGAAAT GTTTACTTGTCCACGTTGACAAGAGGATCACACTGGCTGCGTTCAAACAGAATCTAGAGCCGTTCGTTGGCGTTCCCTCCACTCAGTTCAAGGTCTTCCGGGTTTATGCCAACAACCAGGAGTTTGAGAGTGTGCGGCTCAATGAGacgctctcctctttttctgaTGACAACAAG ATCACGATTCGACTGGGACGTGCACTGAAGAAAGGAGAATACAGGGTAAAGGTGTACCAGCTGCTAGTTAACGACCCAGAG CCCTGTAAGTTCCTTTTGGATACTGTGTTCGCTAAGGGTATGACTGTTCGGCAGTCTAAGGAGGAGTTGCTGCCTCAACTCAAAGACCAGTGCAAACTGGACCTCAGTATAGACAG gttTAGACTCAGGAAGAAGACCTGGAAGAACCCAGGCACAGTGTTTCTGGATTATCACGTCTATGAGGAGGACATCAACATCTCCAGTAACTGGGAGGTGTTCCTGGAAGTCCTTGAAG AACCGGAGCGGATGAAGTCCATGTCTCAGTTAGCAGTTCTGACCCGCCGCTGGTGCGCAGCCCAGATGAAGCTCGAGGCCTTTCGGGAGGTGGTGCTGGAGAGCAGCAGCGTAGAGGAGCTCAAGGAAAAG CTCAGTGAAATGAGTGGAATTCCTTTAGAAAACTTGGAGTTTGCCAAG GGACGAGGAACTTTTCCTTGTGACATTTCAGTGCTGGAGATCCATCAGGATTTAGATTGGAATCCTAAAGTCTCCACCCTCAATGTCTGGCCACTCTACATCTGTGATGATGGCGCTGTGATCTTCTACAG GGACGGCACCGAGGAGCTCATGGAGCTGTCAGAAGAGGAGCGCAATGAACTGATGAAGAAGGAGAGCAGCCGCCTGCTGAAGACGGGCCACCGGGTCAGCTACTCCCCCCGCAAAGAGAAGGCACTCAAAATCTACTTGGACGGCGGGCCTGCCAAAGACCCTGGACAGGACTGA